One Streptomyces sp. RPA4-2 genomic window carries:
- a CDS encoding SpoIIE family protein phosphatase codes for MVILPGDAGRAAARGDAMVVVDAHGVVRGWSEGARLLTGYAAAEITGRPVSALVDGDAAAAWQILRTSHGAIVAVRHWDGRRSELALRVCPLQGEHGEQRGYVITAAPDERGRMLGELAFTQSSMPMSVFDTEQRYLRVNDTACRILGVREAEVRHRFFPDTVENAELSRGFLHHLRKVVETGRPVHYESWTRSPSGPRTHAWNVEMWPLREPAGELLGVGLAAFDSTEEYGTRQRLALLNRAATCIGTKLDVIHTARELAELTVPKLADFASVDLLDSVLRGDEPAVGPVDAEVELRRVAHHSRTAGVPEAAVDLGAVDVYPPFSPPARALATGRAVLAGTGDPGVDTWLAQHGSRSAKLHQATHHTVSLMAVPLVARGTTLGVAVFARLLTAENPDPFDRDDATLAQELAGRAAVCVDNARRYTKERTTALALQRSLLPQAMAGQAAVEFASRYLPALSRAGVGGDWFDVIPLSGTRVALVVGDVVGHGIHASVTMGRLRTAVWTLADVDLPPDELLTHLDDLVGHLAGDDGATGGEIGATCLYAVYDPVSRRCTIAAAGHPPPVALFPDGTVRAVEVSAGPMLGVGGLPFESTELDLPEGTVLALFTDGLVEARDLDVDAGTTLLGEALATPAGTLEDVCDNVLKALLPQRPTDDVALLLARTRALDAEQVALWDLPADPAVVADARQYATDRLARWGLDEIATVTELVVSELVTNAIRYGGAPIQLRLIRDRALICEVSDASSTSPHLRRARSYDEGGRGLLLVAQLTDRWGTRTTCAGKTIWAEQALPVP; via the coding sequence ATGGTGATATTGCCGGGCGATGCGGGGCGCGCGGCCGCGAGAGGCGACGCCATGGTGGTGGTCGACGCCCACGGTGTCGTCAGGGGCTGGAGCGAGGGCGCTCGCCTGCTGACCGGCTACGCCGCCGCGGAGATCACCGGACGTCCGGTGTCGGCCCTGGTGGACGGGGACGCCGCCGCGGCCTGGCAGATCCTGCGCACGAGCCACGGCGCGATCGTCGCCGTACGGCACTGGGACGGCCGGCGCAGCGAACTGGCCCTGCGGGTCTGCCCGCTCCAGGGCGAGCACGGCGAACAACGGGGATACGTGATCACCGCGGCGCCGGACGAGCGCGGGCGGATGCTGGGGGAGCTGGCCTTCACCCAGTCGTCGATGCCGATGTCGGTCTTCGACACCGAACAGCGGTATCTGCGGGTGAACGACACGGCGTGCCGGATCCTGGGAGTCCGGGAGGCCGAGGTGCGCCACCGCTTCTTTCCCGACACCGTGGAGAACGCGGAACTCAGCCGCGGCTTCCTGCACCATCTGCGCAAGGTGGTCGAGACCGGACGGCCGGTCCACTACGAGAGCTGGACCCGCTCCCCCTCCGGGCCGCGCACGCACGCCTGGAACGTCGAGATGTGGCCGCTGCGCGAGCCGGCCGGGGAGCTGCTCGGGGTCGGCCTCGCCGCGTTCGACAGCACCGAGGAGTACGGGACACGGCAGCGGCTCGCCCTGCTGAACAGGGCCGCCACCTGCATCGGCACCAAGCTGGACGTGATCCACACCGCCCGGGAACTGGCCGAGCTGACGGTGCCCAAGCTGGCGGACTTCGCGAGCGTGGACCTGCTGGACTCGGTGCTCCGGGGCGACGAACCGGCCGTGGGGCCGGTCGACGCCGAGGTGGAACTGCGCCGCGTCGCCCACCACTCCCGCACCGCCGGGGTGCCGGAGGCCGCGGTCGACCTGGGCGCGGTGGACGTCTACCCGCCCTTCTCCCCGCCGGCCCGCGCCCTGGCCACCGGCCGTGCGGTGCTCGCCGGGACCGGCGATCCGGGGGTCGACACCTGGCTCGCGCAGCACGGCTCCCGGTCCGCCAAGCTGCATCAGGCGACCCACCACACCGTCTCGCTGATGGCCGTACCGCTGGTGGCGCGGGGTACGACCCTGGGGGTGGCGGTCTTCGCCCGGCTGCTCACCGCCGAGAACCCCGACCCCTTCGACCGGGACGACGCCACGCTGGCGCAGGAGCTGGCCGGCCGGGCTGCCGTCTGTGTGGACAACGCCCGCAGGTACACCAAGGAGCGCACCACCGCGCTGGCCCTGCAGCGCAGTCTGCTGCCGCAGGCGATGGCGGGCCAGGCGGCGGTCGAGTTCGCCTCCCGGTATCTTCCGGCGCTGTCCCGGGCGGGTGTCGGCGGCGACTGGTTCGACGTGATCCCGTTGTCCGGGACCCGGGTGGCACTCGTCGTCGGCGATGTCGTCGGACACGGCATCCACGCCTCCGTGACGATGGGCCGGCTGCGCACGGCGGTGTGGACGCTGGCCGACGTCGATCTGCCCCCGGACGAGCTGCTCACCCACCTCGACGACCTGGTCGGACACCTCGCGGGCGACGACGGCGCGACGGGCGGCGAGATCGGCGCCACCTGCCTGTACGCGGTCTACGACCCGGTCTCCCGGCGCTGCACGATCGCCGCCGCCGGGCACCCGCCGCCCGTCGCCCTGTTCCCCGACGGGACCGTCCGGGCCGTCGAGGTGAGCGCGGGACCGATGCTCGGGGTCGGCGGCCTCCCGTTCGAGTCCACCGAGCTGGACCTGCCGGAGGGAACCGTGCTCGCCCTCTTCACCGACGGTCTCGTCGAGGCCCGCGACCTCGACGTGGACGCGGGCACCACCCTCCTGGGCGAGGCGCTGGCGACCCCCGCCGGAACCCTGGAGGACGTCTGCGACAACGTACTCAAGGCCCTGCTCCCCCAGCGCCCCACCGACGACGTGGCTCTGCTGCTGGCCCGCACCCGCGCCCTGGACGCCGAACAGGTGGCCCTGTGGGACCTGCCGGCCGATCCGGCGGTGGTCGCCGACGCCCGGCAGTACGCGACCGACCGGCTGGCCCGCTGGGGACTCGACGAGATCGCCACGGTGACGGAACTGGTCGTCAGCGAACTGGTCACCAACGCCATCCGTTACGGCGGCGCGCCGATCCAGCTCAGGCTCATCCGCGACCGCGCCCTGATCTGCGAGGTCTCCGACGCCAGCAGCACCTCTCCCCATCTGCGCAGGGCCCGCAGCTACGACGAGGGCGGCCGCGGCCTGCTCCTCGTCGCCCAGCTCACCGACCGCTGGGGCACCCGCACGACCTGCGCCGGGAAGACGATCTGGGCCGAGCAGGCGCTGCCGGTCCCCTGA
- a CDS encoding DUF6114 domain-containing protein encodes MSRLRNPRSGFRQWRARRPFWGGLLLTLGGAEILLTEKASLKVVMHIGVQGVAGYLLPTVMLVCGLLILFNPAQRLFYSLLGILLSLGTWLTSNLGGFFLGLILGAVGSCMAFGWLPDQEPRRRLLRGRRQRQTTPTKA; translated from the coding sequence ATGTCCCGGCTCCGGAATCCGAGGTCGGGCTTCCGGCAGTGGCGCGCGCGCCGCCCCTTCTGGGGCGGGCTGCTGCTCACCCTGGGCGGTGCGGAGATCCTCCTGACCGAGAAGGCGTCACTCAAGGTCGTCATGCACATCGGCGTGCAGGGCGTGGCGGGCTATCTGCTGCCGACGGTCATGCTCGTGTGCGGTCTGCTGATCCTCTTCAACCCCGCGCAGCGGCTGTTCTACTCGCTGCTCGGCATCCTTCTGTCGCTCGGCACCTGGCTCACCTCCAACCTCGGCGGCTTCTTCCTCGGCCTGATCCTCGGAGCGGTCGGCAGTTGCATGGCCTTCGGCTGGCTTCCCGACCAGGAGCCGCGCAGGCGTCTGCTGCGCGGGCGCCGGCAACGGCAGACCACGCCGACGAAGGCGTAG
- a CDS encoding DUF6230 family protein, producing MASSSDATASTGPTPVNPESGSDRRGRVRLRRSAVMAVPATAIAAGLMILTAQGALGVQFAISGMPFVVTATELNGTGFEQFGNLDNMAEDSPNAGDTGGQVLVVTSAIKNATLTKLCQSVDLGGTNLVITAGGGSDKVQATDLTTGSTELSGDASFGNIEIGNDASTLDKAGVQGNKGVFSQQADTVHIGNLRQTNYATTAAVFKLPGLKLRFSGTGC from the coding sequence ATGGCCTCGTCCTCGGACGCCACGGCGTCCACCGGTCCCACCCCCGTGAACCCCGAAAGCGGTTCCGACCGACGCGGGCGGGTCCGTCTGCGCCGCTCCGCGGTGATGGCGGTGCCCGCCACCGCGATCGCCGCGGGACTGATGATCCTCACCGCCCAGGGCGCCCTGGGCGTGCAGTTCGCCATCTCCGGCATGCCGTTCGTCGTGACGGCCACGGAGCTGAACGGCACCGGCTTCGAGCAGTTCGGGAACCTCGACAACATGGCCGAGGACAGCCCGAATGCCGGCGACACCGGCGGCCAGGTCCTGGTCGTCACCTCCGCCATCAAGAACGCGACGCTCACCAAGCTGTGCCAGAGCGTCGACCTGGGCGGCACCAACCTGGTCATCACCGCGGGCGGCGGCTCGGACAAGGTGCAGGCGACCGACCTGACCACCGGCTCGACCGAACTGTCGGGCGACGCGTCCTTCGGGAACATCGAGATCGGCAACGACGCGAGCACGCTCGACAAGGCCGGCGTCCAGGGGAACAAGGGCGTCTTCAGCCAGCAGGCCGACACCGTCCACATCGGCAACCTGCGGCAGACCAACTACGCCACCACCGCAGCGGTGTTCAAACTTCCGGGCCTCAAGCTCCGCTTCAGCGGCACGGGTTGCTGA
- a CDS encoding Tat pathway signal sequence domain protein, whose translation MRTRSLFALVGVAAALSVSAISPASADDTPVLTAGGAAVATGDVLTASLASGTKATLYSSSTGTSGVSCAASAFTATATDNPTAPGAATESLTGHTFGSCTSNVIGVLGVTGVTVNNLPYTTTVASDGTVTVTPAAGSTIQTTVVLRTLLGSITCVYQAPSLTGTASNTDNSITFTNQQFAKASGSSLCFSNGYFTAKYAPVTDTTQPGSPVVTVN comes from the coding sequence ATGCGTACGCGATCCCTGTTCGCCCTCGTCGGTGTCGCCGCGGCACTCTCGGTCTCCGCGATCTCCCCCGCCTCCGCCGACGACACCCCGGTGCTCACCGCGGGCGGCGCCGCCGTCGCCACCGGCGATGTGCTCACCGCCTCGCTGGCGAGCGGCACCAAGGCCACCCTCTACTCCAGCAGCACCGGCACGAGCGGTGTCTCCTGTGCCGCGTCGGCCTTCACCGCCACGGCCACCGACAACCCGACGGCCCCCGGCGCCGCCACCGAGTCGCTCACCGGCCACACCTTCGGCAGTTGCACCAGCAACGTCATCGGCGTACTCGGCGTCACCGGCGTCACGGTCAACAACCTCCCGTACACCACCACCGTCGCCTCCGACGGCACGGTCACCGTCACCCCGGCGGCCGGCTCGACCATCCAGACCACCGTCGTGCTGCGCACCCTTCTCGGCAGCATCACCTGCGTCTACCAGGCCCCCAGCCTGACCGGCACGGCGAGCAACACCGACAACAGCATCACCTTCACCAACCAGCAGTTCGCGAAGGCCTCGGGCTCGTCCCTGTGCTTCAGCAACGGCTACTTCACCGCCAAGTACGCCCCCGTCACCGACACCACCCAGCCGGGCAGCCCGGTGGTCACCGTCAACTGA
- a CDS encoding lytic polysaccharide monooxygenase, with product MTAHRTATAAAVAAAAPLLLLTWAAGPAQAHGAPTDPVSRVVACSPEGGSNNRTAACRAAITANGAPFTAWDNLRVAGVNGRDRQVIPDGKLCSGNLPAYKGLDLARADWPSTRMTPGAAFTLSYSSTIPHTGTFKLYLSRPGYDPSKPLTWSDLPTKPFATATDPALVNGAYRIRATLPSDRTGRQMLYTIWQNTSTTDTYYSCSDVVFPAAARGAGSGGKAASTTAPAPRTTAPGRAAGKAAEPTKSPAEQSPTPSRSAAPSAAQVSAPDHLTPAADTSSGGSGSLPLVAGAGGAAALLLTAGVALTLRRRR from the coding sequence ATGACCGCACACCGCACCGCCACCGCGGCCGCTGTCGCCGCGGCGGCACCGCTGCTCCTGCTGACGTGGGCCGCGGGACCGGCCCAGGCGCACGGGGCGCCGACGGATCCGGTCAGCCGGGTGGTGGCCTGCTCCCCCGAGGGCGGCAGCAACAACCGCACCGCGGCCTGCCGGGCGGCGATCACCGCGAACGGCGCGCCCTTCACCGCGTGGGACAACCTCCGGGTCGCCGGCGTCAACGGCAGGGACCGGCAGGTGATCCCCGACGGGAAGCTGTGCAGCGGGAACCTGCCCGCGTACAAGGGACTCGACCTCGCCCGCGCCGACTGGCCCTCGACCCGGATGACACCGGGCGCGGCCTTCACGCTCTCCTACAGTTCGACGATTCCGCACACCGGGACCTTCAAGCTGTATCTGAGCAGGCCGGGTTACGACCCGTCCAAGCCCCTGACCTGGTCCGACCTGCCGACCAAGCCGTTCGCCACGGCGACCGACCCGGCGCTGGTGAACGGCGCCTACCGGATCAGGGCCACGCTCCCGTCCGACCGCACCGGCCGTCAGATGCTGTACACGATCTGGCAGAACACGAGCACGACGGACACCTACTACTCGTGCTCGGACGTGGTCTTCCCCGCCGCCGCCCGTGGCGCGGGCAGCGGCGGCAAGGCGGCGTCGACGACGGCACCGGCGCCGCGGACGACCGCACCCGGCCGTGCGGCGGGGAAGGCCGCGGAGCCGACGAAGTCCCCGGCCGAGCAGTCCCCGACGCCCTCACGGTCGGCCGCGCCGTCCGCGGCGCAGGTGTCCGCGCCCGACCACCTCACTCCGGCCGCCGACACCTCGTCCGGGGGCAGCGGCTCGCTCCCCCTCGTCGCGGGGGCGGGGGGAGCGGCGGCCCTCCTGCTCACCGCGGGCGTCGCGCTCACGCTGCGACGCCGGCGGTGA
- a CDS encoding damage-control phosphatase ARMT1 family protein — protein sequence MSEPVASAESPAPAGAPVILGDVPGSFPRSVLAERHPALIRKVRDAFPYGPEQRRALDALLKNSAEGVIEPLGERAPDREQWEAWGGREYFGRPWFDVPFLWSESYFYRQLLEAVGYFDPGPWQGIDPFRPFKLAELDTPEADEELAALDELAGRPMAEQGEALLLGSLWGNRADLGFRLAAAADETAADSQLVANEGEMLRSLFTGGTLCVVADNSGRELVPDLLLIDHLLRGRRVERAVLHVKPYPYYVSDATTADVIDALRRLTAAPGAAGASGHRLWSAMTDGRLTVRAHPFSCAPLPYADMPDDLRRDFAEADVTLMKGDLNYRRLVGDRRYPATTPFAGTTAYFPGPVAALRTLKSDVVVGLDPRTETALVAAEDQRWRTGGTHALIQVRR from the coding sequence ATGTCTGAGCCCGTCGCTTCCGCCGAATCCCCTGCTCCCGCCGGCGCGCCCGTGATCCTCGGCGACGTACCGGGCTCGTTCCCCCGGAGCGTGCTGGCCGAACGGCATCCGGCGCTCATCCGGAAGGTGCGGGACGCCTTCCCGTACGGCCCCGAACAGCGGCGCGCGCTCGACGCCCTGCTGAAGAACTCCGCCGAGGGTGTCATCGAACCGCTCGGCGAGCGGGCGCCGGACCGCGAGCAGTGGGAGGCCTGGGGCGGCCGGGAGTACTTCGGCCGTCCCTGGTTCGACGTGCCCTTCCTCTGGTCCGAGAGCTACTTCTACCGCCAACTCCTGGAGGCGGTCGGCTACTTCGACCCCGGCCCATGGCAGGGCATCGACCCCTTCCGGCCGTTCAAGCTCGCGGAGCTCGACACCCCTGAGGCGGACGAGGAGCTCGCCGCGCTCGACGAGCTGGCCGGCCGTCCGATGGCGGAACAGGGGGAGGCGCTGCTGCTGGGATCGCTGTGGGGCAACCGCGCGGACCTCGGATTCCGCCTCGCGGCCGCGGCCGACGAGACGGCCGCCGACTCCCAACTGGTCGCGAACGAGGGCGAGATGCTTCGATCCCTGTTCACCGGCGGCACTCTCTGCGTGGTCGCGGACAACTCCGGCCGGGAGCTCGTCCCCGATCTGCTGCTCATCGACCACCTCCTGCGCGGTCGTCGCGTCGAGCGGGCCGTCCTGCACGTGAAGCCGTACCCGTACTACGTCTCCGACGCCACCACCGCCGACGTGATCGACGCCCTGCGCCGCCTCACGGCCGCGCCCGGGGCGGCCGGAGCGTCGGGACACCGCCTGTGGTCGGCGATGACCGACGGCCGCCTCACGGTCCGCGCCCACCCCTTCTCCTGCGCCCCGCTGCCCTACGCCGACATGCCCGACGACCTGCGCCGGGACTTCGCGGAGGCCGACGTCACCCTCATGAAGGGCGACCTGAACTACCGACGCCTCGTGGGCGACCGGCGCTATCCGGCCACCACCCCGTTCGCCGGGACGACCGCCTACTTCCCGGGTCCGGTGGCCGCGCTGCGCACGCTCAAGTCCGACGTGGTCGTCGGTCTCGACCCCCGCACCGAGACCGCGCTCGTCGCGGCCGAGGACCAGCGCTGGCGCACCGGCGGCACCCACGCACTGATCCAGGTGCGGCGCTGA
- a CDS encoding cytochrome P450: protein MSLRETAPPVPDVFDPRRYADAVPHAAYRTLRDHHPVAWQDEPEVLGWPAGTGFWAVTRHADVVRVLKDAATYSSCLGATQIRDPDPDDLPFIRRMMLNQDPPDHGRLRRLVSRAFTPRRIQHFTSAVRGRARALLEGAVREARAGDGRCDLVASVTDDYALLNLADLLGVPESDRGLLLHWTRRVIGYQDPDEAGEPVHDAHGRPVDPRSPALLRDMFAYAHQLALHKRTHPGDDVLTTLATDPELAPAELEMFFFLLTVAGNDTVRGAAPGGLLTLARHPDAYAALRSGKVGLDTAVDELLRLHPPVLTFRRTAAVDTELAGRRIRAGDKVVVFHASANHDERVFTDPHRVDLARSPNPHVSFGDGPHVCLGAHFARLQLRVLYEESMRALPSLTTAGAPRRLVSNFINGLKSLPVHLG from the coding sequence GTGAGCCTACGGGAGACCGCGCCGCCCGTCCCCGACGTGTTCGACCCCCGGCGGTACGCCGACGCGGTCCCGCACGCCGCCTATCGCACGCTGCGCGACCATCACCCCGTGGCCTGGCAGGACGAACCCGAGGTGCTCGGCTGGCCCGCCGGAACCGGGTTCTGGGCGGTGACCCGGCACGCGGACGTGGTCCGGGTCCTCAAGGACGCGGCGACGTACTCCTCGTGTCTCGGAGCGACCCAGATCCGGGACCCCGACCCGGACGACCTGCCGTTCATCCGGCGGATGATGCTCAATCAGGACCCTCCGGACCACGGCCGGCTGAGGCGTCTTGTCAGCCGCGCCTTCACACCCCGCCGGATCCAGCACTTCACGTCGGCCGTCCGCGGACGGGCCCGTGCCCTGCTCGAGGGCGCGGTCCGCGAGGCCCGCGCGGGTGACGGACGCTGCGACCTCGTCGCCTCCGTCACCGACGACTACGCCCTGCTCAACCTCGCGGACCTGCTCGGCGTACCGGAGAGCGACCGCGGCCTGCTGCTGCACTGGACGCGTCGTGTGATCGGCTACCAGGACCCCGACGAGGCGGGCGAGCCCGTCCACGACGCGCACGGCAGGCCCGTCGATCCGCGCTCCCCCGCCCTGCTGCGGGACATGTTCGCCTACGCGCACCAGCTGGCGCTCCACAAGAGGACCCATCCGGGTGACGATGTGCTGACCACCCTCGCCACCGACCCCGAACTCGCCCCGGCCGAACTGGAGATGTTCTTCTTCCTGCTCACGGTCGCGGGCAACGACACCGTGCGCGGCGCGGCTCCGGGCGGCCTTCTGACGCTCGCCCGGCATCCGGACGCGTATGCCGCCCTGCGCTCCGGGAAGGTCGGGCTCGACACCGCGGTGGACGAGTTGCTGCGTCTGCACCCGCCCGTCCTCACCTTCCGCCGTACGGCGGCCGTCGACACCGAACTGGCGGGGCGGCGCATCCGCGCGGGCGACAAGGTGGTCGTCTTCCACGCCTCGGCCAACCACGACGAGCGCGTCTTCACCGACCCGCACCGGGTCGACCTGGCCCGCTCCCCCAACCCCCACGTCTCCTTCGGCGACGGGCCGCACGTCTGCCTGGGCGCGCACTTCGCGCGGCTGCAACTGCGTGTGCTCTACGAGGAGTCGATGCGCGCCCTGCCGTCACTGACCACGGCCGGAGCCCCGCGCCGTCTCGTCTCGAACTTCATCAACGGCCTCAAGTCACTTCCCGTGCACCTGGGATGA
- a CDS encoding alpha/beta fold hydrolase: MTSFVLPHEVHGDGAHKVIAVHGWFADRSAYAAVLPDLDRTAFQYALVDLRGYGEARDVAGAYTTSEAAADVVELADRLGWARFSVIGHSMGGAVAQRVLTLAPDRLRRLVGVSPVPASGLSLPEDQWELFADAAHRPENRRTIMDVTTGGRLPAAWLDRMVTRSLALSDPKAFRAYLDSWAGADFHAEVEGARVPALAVTGALDPALSAALMRETWMRWYPDAELHELARTGHYAMDESPLDLIGVVESFLRAEEADADRAGGEA; encoded by the coding sequence ATGACCTCCTTCGTGCTTCCTCATGAAGTGCACGGCGACGGCGCCCACAAGGTGATCGCCGTGCACGGCTGGTTCGCCGACCGGTCCGCGTACGCGGCCGTGCTGCCCGACCTCGACCGCACCGCGTTCCAGTACGCGCTGGTCGACCTGCGCGGCTACGGGGAAGCGAGGGACGTCGCGGGCGCGTACACGACCTCCGAGGCGGCCGCCGATGTCGTCGAACTGGCCGACCGGCTGGGGTGGGCGCGGTTCTCGGTGATCGGCCACTCGATGGGAGGCGCCGTCGCGCAGCGCGTGCTCACGCTCGCCCCGGACCGGCTGCGCCGGCTGGTCGGGGTCTCGCCGGTGCCCGCGTCGGGGCTGTCCCTGCCGGAGGACCAGTGGGAGCTGTTCGCGGACGCGGCGCACCGGCCGGAGAACCGGCGGACCATCATGGACGTCACGACCGGCGGCCGGCTGCCCGCGGCCTGGCTGGACCGGATGGTGACACGGTCGCTGGCGCTCAGCGACCCGAAGGCGTTCCGCGCCTATCTGGACTCGTGGGCCGGCGCGGACTTCCACGCCGAGGTCGAGGGCGCACGGGTGCCGGCACTGGCCGTCACGGGCGCGTTGGACCCCGCCCTGTCGGCGGCCCTGATGCGGGAGACCTGGATGCGCTGGTACCCGGACGCCGAACTCCATGAACTGGCCCGGACCGGGCACTACGCGATGGACGAGAGCCCGCTCGACCTGATCGGCGTGGTGGAGTCCTTCCTGCGCGCGGAGGAAGCCGACGCGGACAGGGCCGGGGGCGAGGCGTGA
- a CDS encoding terpene synthase family protein encodes MTQPFELPHFYMPYPARLNPHLDEARAHTVEWARGMGMLEGSGIWEQSDLDAHDYGLLCAYTHPDCDGPALSLITDWYVWVFFFDDHFLEIFKRTQDRQGGKDYLDRLPLFMPLDLSTPVPEPRNPVEAGLADLWARTVPSMSLGWRERFAVSTEHLLNESMWELSNINEGRIANPVEYIEMRRKVGGAPWSAGLVEYATAEVPAPVAGSRPLRVLMETFSDGVHLRNDLFSYQREVEEEGELSNGILVLETFFGCTTQRAAETVNDILTSRLHQFEHTALTEVPALAVENGLTPDQVAAVAAYTQGLQDWQSGGHEWHMRSSRYMNEGALEENRPFGAGVLGTSALDVGALLSAAGAERLRAYTHVPFQKVGPSRLPDFLMPFEVTLSPHLDGARHRLTDWMHTMGMLQEGVWDEDKLDAYDLPLCAAGIHPDATPDALDISSRWLAWGTYGDDYYPLVFGNRRDLATAKLVTARLSACMPVDGEEVPVPANGMERGLIDLWRRTAAGMNTDERRQFRSAIDVMTESWVWELSNQIQHRIPDPVDYLEMRRATFGSELTMSLCRLGHGRKVPPEVYRSGPVRSLENAAMDYAMLLNDVFSYQKEIEYEGEIHNGILVVQNFFGCDYPTALGVIHDLMTQRMQQFQHVAAHELPPLYEDFKLSGEVREIMEGYVGELRNWLAGILKWHQECRRYGAEDLARRAHGFVPDRVPGVPLGGPGTGPAPVPAVPSDFLASLDRCAPSVPAPAPAAEAAPALRPPAGVGAGGVGDAKAFRLPRGAGAAAEFTLPWDPKDPTGSMESVSAGGSTGRVTDRQAPTAPAVPQPR; translated from the coding sequence ATGACGCAGCCGTTCGAACTCCCGCACTTCTACATGCCGTATCCCGCGCGGCTGAACCCCCACCTCGACGAGGCCCGTGCCCACACGGTCGAATGGGCCCGGGGGATGGGCATGCTGGAGGGCTCCGGCATCTGGGAGCAGTCCGACCTCGACGCGCACGACTACGGCCTGCTCTGCGCGTACACGCACCCCGACTGCGACGGGCCGGCCCTCTCGCTCATCACCGACTGGTACGTGTGGGTCTTCTTCTTCGACGACCACTTCCTGGAGATCTTCAAGCGCACCCAGGACCGCCAGGGCGGCAAGGACTACCTGGACCGGCTGCCCCTCTTCATGCCGCTGGACCTCTCGACCCCCGTGCCGGAGCCGCGGAACCCGGTCGAGGCGGGGCTGGCCGATCTCTGGGCGCGTACGGTGCCCTCGATGTCGCTCGGGTGGCGCGAGCGCTTCGCGGTCTCCACCGAGCATCTGCTCAACGAGTCGATGTGGGAGCTGTCCAACATCAACGAGGGGCGGATCGCCAACCCCGTCGAGTACATCGAGATGCGCCGCAAGGTGGGCGGAGCCCCCTGGTCGGCCGGGCTCGTCGAGTACGCGACGGCCGAAGTGCCCGCCCCGGTGGCCGGGTCGAGGCCGCTGCGGGTGCTCATGGAGACGTTCTCGGACGGCGTGCACCTGCGCAACGACCTGTTCTCCTACCAGCGGGAGGTCGAGGAGGAGGGCGAACTCAGCAACGGCATCCTCGTCCTGGAGACCTTCTTCGGCTGCACCACCCAGCGGGCCGCCGAGACCGTCAACGACATCCTCACCTCGCGCCTGCACCAGTTCGAGCACACGGCGCTGACCGAGGTCCCCGCGCTCGCCGTGGAGAACGGCCTCACCCCGGACCAGGTCGCGGCGGTCGCCGCGTATACCCAGGGGCTCCAGGACTGGCAGTCGGGCGGCCACGAGTGGCACATGCGGTCCAGCCGGTACATGAACGAAGGCGCCCTGGAGGAGAACCGGCCGTTCGGCGCCGGCGTCCTCGGCACCTCCGCCCTGGACGTCGGCGCCCTGCTCTCCGCCGCCGGGGCCGAGCGGCTGCGCGCGTACACCCATGTCCCGTTCCAGAAGGTCGGCCCGTCGCGACTGCCCGACTTCCTGATGCCGTTCGAGGTGACGCTCAGTCCCCATCTCGACGGGGCCCGGCACCGCCTCACCGACTGGATGCACACCATGGGCATGCTCCAGGAGGGCGTCTGGGACGAGGACAAGCTGGACGCGTACGACCTTCCGCTGTGCGCGGCCGGCATCCATCCGGACGCCACCCCGGACGCCCTCGACATCAGCTCGCGGTGGCTGGCCTGGGGCACGTACGGGGACGACTACTACCCGCTCGTCTTCGGCAACCGCCGCGACCTGGCCACGGCCAAACTGGTCACCGCGCGTCTGTCGGCCTGCATGCCCGTCGACGGCGAGGAGGTCCCCGTCCCCGCCAACGGCATGGAGCGCGGCCTCATCGACCTCTGGCGGCGCACCGCCGCGGGCATGAACACCGACGAGCGGCGGCAGTTCCGGTCCGCGATCGACGTGATGACGGAGAGCTGGGTGTGGGAGCTGTCCAACCAGATCCAGCACCGCATCCCCGATCCGGTCGACTACCTGGAGATGCGCCGGGCCACCTTCGGCTCGGAGCTCACCATGAGCCTGTGCCGGCTCGGCCATGGCCGGAAGGTCCCGCCGGAGGTCTACCGCAGCGGTCCCGTCCGGTCGCTGGAGAACGCGGCGATGGACTACGCGATGCTCCTGAACGACGTCTTCTCGTACCAGAAGGAGATCGAGTACGAGGGCGAGATCCACAACGGCATCCTCGTCGTCCAGAACTTCTTCGGCTGCGACTACCCGACCGCACTTGGCGTCATCCACGATCTGATGACCCAGCGCATGCAGCAGTTCCAGCATGTCGCCGCCCATGAACTTCCCCCTCTGTACGAGGACTTCAAGCTCTCGGGGGAGGTGCGCGAGATCATGGAGGGCTATGTCGGGGAGCTGCGCAACTGGCTGGCCGGAATTCTCAAGTGGCACCAGGAGTGCCGTCGTTACGGCGCCGAGGACCTCGCCCGCCGCGCCCACGGCTTCGTACCGGACCGCGTACCCGGGGTTCCTCTCGGCGGTCCGGGAACCGGCCCCGCGCCGGTTCCGGCCGTTCCTTCCGACTTCCTCGCCTCCCTCGATCGGTGCGCTCCCTCGGTCCCGGCACCGGCACCGGCGGCCGAGGCCGCGCCCGCGCTCCGTCCGCCCGCCGGGGTGGGGGCCGGGGGAGTCGGTGACGCGAAGGCCTTCAGGCTTCCCCGGGGCGCGGGAGCGGCCGCCGAGTTCACCCTGCCGTGGGATCCCAAGGACCCGACGGGCTCGATGGAGTCGGTGAGTGCGGGGGGTTCGACGGGTCGGGTGACGGACCGGCAGGCACCGACCGCTCCGGCGGTGCCGCAGCCGAGGTGA